The genomic interval TGATCACCCTCGGCGCCCAGCACGGCATGCGGCTGCTGCTCAATGTGCTGACGGCTCCGGCCGCCCGGGTCCTCATCGATCACCCCACCTACCCGAACGCGATCGAGGCGATCCGGGATGTCGGCGCCCGCCCGATCCCGGTGCCGCTGCTGCCGGAGGGTGCGCAGCGCGGCTGGGATCTGGACGGAATCCGCAGTGCGGCAAGGCAAACCGCCGCCACCCTGGCCTACCTGGTGCCCGACTTCAACAATCCGACCGGGCTGCTGCTCGACGCGGACGGCCGGGCGGAACTGGCCGCCATCGCCCGCGAGACCCGGATGACGATCGTGGTCGACGAGTCCATGGTCGACCTGAATCTCACCGACGCGCCCATGCCGCCGCCGGTGGCCGCCTTCGCCAAGGGTTCGGAGATCGTCACCATCGGTTCGGCGTCCAAGTCGTTCTGGGGCGGTCTGCGGGTCGGCTGGGTCCGCACCAATCAGGCGTTGATCACCAAACTGCTCGGCATCCGCTCCACCGTCGACCTGGGTACGCCGGTGATGGATCAGCTGGCCACCATCCACCTGCTCGATAACGCCGGCGTCATCCTGGACCGCCGCCGCGACCAATTGCATTCCCAGCGTGCGGCGCTCATGGCCGCCCTCGCCGACGAACTGCCCGAGTGGCGGTTCAATCCGGGCGCCGGCGGTATGTCGCTGTGGGCGCAACTCCCGGCTCCGGTCTCCACCGCGCTCGCCGCCACCGCGCCGAACCACGGCGTATTACTCGCCGCGGGACCACGTTTCGGCGTGCAAGGCGCGTTCGAGCGCTTCATCCGACTGCCGTTCACGCATCCGGAGGCGGATCTGCGACTCGCGGTCAAGAGCATTGCCGCCACCTACGAGGCGCTGACGCCACGCGCCGCGGAACCGTTGCAGTCCCTGACGCTCTACTGACAGACGAATGCCGTGCCCGCCGAAGATGCTGCGGGGCACGGCAATCCGTTGTCGGGGAACCTAGTCGGCCCAGACCGATTCGATCCGGGTCGCCTCGTTCGGCGGCGGGGTGGGAACGGTCGGCGGCGTACGCGAGAAACGCGGGGCCGGCGCGTGCTGGACGACACCGTCGATGTCGACGAGTCCGGTCCGCGCCACGATGTGGGCGTTCTCGGTGGCCTCGGTCAAGGTCAGCACCGGTGTGGTGCAGGCGTCGGTGCCGTCGAAGATGGCGGTCCACTCGTCGCGGGTCTTGGTCTTGAACTTCTCGGTGAACAGCTTCTTCAGCTCGTCCTGACCGTTCGGGTCGATCTGCATCGGCAGACCCTCGGGGTCGATCTCCAAACCCTTCAGCAGTTCCGCGTAGAACTGCGGCTCGATCGCGCCGACCGCCATGTACTTGCCGTCGGAGGTCTCGTAGGTGTCGTAGAACGCCATACCGGTGTCGAGCAGGTTGGTGCCGCGTTCGTCGGACCACAGGCCCACCCCGCGCATGCCCCAGATCATGTGCGAGAGGGCGAGCGCACCGTCGATCATGGCGGCGTCGATGACCTGGCCCTTGCCGGAGTTCTGGCGCTCCACCAGCGCGGCGAGCACGCCGAACACCAGGAACATGGAGCCGCCGCCGAAGTCGCCGACCATGTTCAGCGGTGGCACCGGGCGCTCACCCTTGCGGCCGATCGCGTTGAGCACGCCGGTGAGGGAGATGTAGTTGATGTCGTGGCCGGCCCGATCGGCCAGCGGGCCGTCCTGACCCCAGCCGGTCATCCGGCCGTACACCAGCCGCGGATTGCGGGCCAGCGCCACGTCCGGGCCCAGGCCCATGCGTTCGGTGACGCCCGGCCGGAAGCCCTCGATCAGCACGTCGGCTTTCTCGACCAGGCCGAGCACCTTCTCGATGTCGGCGGGATCCTTGAGGTTGGCTTCGACGATGGTGCGGCCACGCCACTGCGGACGCTCCATGAAGCCCGGCAGCAAGTTCGGCCGTTGGACGCGCACCACGTCGGCCCCGAGGTCGGCGAGCAACAGCGCCGCGTGCGGGCCCGGCCCGATACCGGCCAGCTCGACAACCTTGATGCCCGCGAGCGGACCCTGCTTGGCGGTGTTCGGAGTACTCACGCCCTACCTCGGTTCTTCGTTGATCCTGCGTTCCCCGGTCGACCGGAGCTGTATTGACAGTATGACAATAACGCTCCAATGCGCTGCCGGAGCCTCAGCTGTGCAGGCGACCAGCAAGTAGGCGAGAATTCGAGCAACCGAACAAGACCGGAGAGGCATGTCTCGTGAGTGTGTGGGGTGAGGTCGTTGTCGGCCTGGCAATTCTGATCGGCTTGCTCGGGGTCATCGTCCCGATCCTGCCCGGCGTGATCCTGATCTTCGGCGCGATAGCCGTCTGGGCGTTCCTCACCGGCGGCACCACCGCCTGGATCGTCTTCGCCGTCGCGGCGGTGTTCCTGGTGCTCTCCGGCGTCATCAAATACACCTGGCCGGGCCGGCGGATGAAGGAGGCGGGCGTCGCCAATCGCGCCCTGTTCCTCGGCGCGATCCTGGGCATCGTGGGGTTCTTCGTCATCCCGATCGTCGGGTTGTTCGTCGGATTCGTACTGGGCGTCTATCTTTCGGAGTACCAGCGCCTCGGCCGCGGCGAACCCGCTTGGGTGGCAACCAAACACGCCCTCAAAGGCGTCGGCTTGTCCATGCTGATCGAGCTTTTCGGCGCACTGCTGGCCACCGGCGTCTGGGTCGTCGGAGCCTTCGTCGCCTGATCAGCCGTGCCCGCCCGACGCCGACAGACGGCTATGCAGCGTCGCCGCACCAGGACCCGACAGATCCGCGCAGTAAGCCGATCTTCCGGCCATCGCCATGGTCAGCGCGATCGTGGTGCCGCGGACGAGGGGGCCGCTCCCGGTGGCGAACGATCCGTCGGTCGCTGCCAAGCGCAGGCCCTCGATGGTGCTACGGCTCGGCACGGTGAAGTCACGTGCGGCGAAGAAGCGGGCGACCTCGGTGGCGGCTTCGGTCGACGGCGTACGCAGCAGCCCTAACGGTCGCCTGATGTCTTGCGCGTGGACGACCACCTCGCCCAGCCAGGCCGCCGTGTGCCCGGACGCGGCGGTAGTGCTGGTGATGATCGCCCGGAACCGCTCGAGGGTTTCGGCCGGGGTCGCGCCCCGGTGCTCGGCGAGCCGCCGTTCGTTGTGCTTGTCGAAATCGAAACGCGCGCCCAGGACGCTGAGCAGCCAGCGCCGACGGCCGAGACTCGCTGCCGCGGTGAGGTGCGCGACGACCTCCTCGACCACCCAGAGCCCGCACAGGGACCGCCGATTCCACTGCTCATCGTCCAGTTCGGCGAGATCCTCGGCCAGGCGCGCGCGTTCGGCATGCGCCATGTCCCAGAGGGCCTCGCGGGCAACGGCATTCGGCATCGGTACCTCCAAATCGGTGCGACCGGCCGCGGGTACGGCCACGCGCGGGAAGCTCAGGTCGTCAGTGATCCAGACGACGAAGCAGGCCCGAATTCATCGGTCTCGGCATCCCTGCGCATGGCCGTGTCGCCGACTAGCGCTCGATGATGGGCAGCGGCAGCGTCGCGTTGGGGTCGATGCGGGGCAACTCCTCGCGGCGCAGCGGCAGCGTCGGCGGCTCGGCATGGGGCAGCGGCGGGATCGAGCGGGTCCGCGGCGGCACTCGGTAGAACTGCCGCGCATTGTCTTCCAGGACGGCGAACATATCGGTGCCGACCACATCGCAGATCAGATCGACATCGGAATCCTGGAACGGACGTCCGGCGCGGTTGCCCGGCAGGTCGGTGCCGAACATCAGGGCCTGCGGATTCACCGCGTGGATACGGCGGAGCGCGTTGGCGACATTCATCGACACCCGGCCGAAACCCGTCGCCTTGACCCGGGCGCCGCGATCCACCAGGTCCAGCAGATACGGCAGGCTCTCCTCGGACATGCCGAGATGGTCGATGGACAACGCGGGCAGCTTCGAGATCACCGGCTGCAACGAGGCCAGCATCGACCCGTCGATGTAGACCTCCACATGCCAGCCGACCAAGTCGTGCGCCCGCAGCGCCTGCAATGTCATGCCTGTGATGTCGGCGGCGGCGCGCTTCAGGTTGAACCGCAACGCGCGCACGCCGATCCGATCCAGCTCGACGATCTCGTCGTCACTCGTTTCCAGATCCAGCGCCGTCACGCCGACCCAGCCCGCGCCCAGCTCGGCCAGCGCCGTCTTCATGAAGGTCTGGTCGGTGCCCTGGAACGAGGCGATGACCACGGCGCCACCGCCGACGTCGAAGCGCGCCATACGCTTTCGATAATCGGCGATGGTATAGGGGTCGGGCAGGTAGCCCTCGTTCTCGATCAGCGGGAACCGCGGATCGATGATGTGGACATGGGCATCGAACACCTGTACAGAATGCCTCAGTCTGGGAGATTTCGCTGCCGTGGAACGGCGCTCCGGCTAGACCTTGTGCGGTTCGCTGGCGCGCAGCATGTCTTCGCGCTCGACGACCTTGACCCGCTCGCGGCCCTCCGGCTCGCCCAGGGCGCGCTCGTGCGCGTCCAGGCGGTACCAGCCCTGCCACGTGGTGAACGGGATGCCCTTGCCCTCCAGGAAGGTGGTGACGGCGTCCAGCTCCGGCTCGGGGGCCGGGGTGAAGTTCGCGCTGTCGTCCAGCAGGCAGGCCACGGTCTCGTTGGCGTCGCCCTTGGTGTGGCCGATCAGGCCGACCGGGCCGCGCTTGATCCAGCCGGTGACGTAGGTGGCCGGCAAGTAGCGCGCGGCGCCGTCGGCGTTCTCGTCGGCCAGCACGCGACCGGCCTCGTTCGGCACGGTGCCCGCCTGCTCGTCGAAGGGCAGGTTGGTGATGTTCTGCGACAGGTAACCGACCGCGCGGTAGATCGCCTGGACGTCCCAGTCGCGGAACTCGCCGGTGCCCTTGACGTTGCCGGTGCCGTCGAGCTGGGTGCGCTCGGTGCGCAGGCCGACGACCTTGCCGTCCGCGCCGAGCACCTCGGCGGGCGACTCGAAGAAGTGCAGGAACAGCTTGTGCGGGCGGTTGCCCTGATCGCGGATCGCCCACTGCTCCAAGGTGTTGGCGACCATGTCGACCTGCTTGGAGTGCCGGCGCGCGGCCTCGGAGCCGGCGTCGTAATCGATGTCCTCGGGGTCGACGATGACCTCGATGGTCGGCGAATGGTCGAGTTCGCGCAGCTCCAGCGGGGTGAATTTGGCCTGCGCCGGGCCGCGGCGACCGAAGACGTGCACCTCGACGGCCTTGTTGGCCTTGAGGCCCTGGTAGACGTTCGGCGGGATCTCGGTCGGCAGCAGTTCGTCACCGGTCTTGGCGAGCACACGCGCCACGTCGAGCGCGACATTGCCGACACCGAGCACGGCGACCTTCTCCGCGTCCAGCGGCCATTCGCGCGGCACGTCCGGGTGGCCGTCGTACCAGGACACGAAGTCCGCGGCGCCGAAGGAGCCGTCCAGATCGATACCCGGGATGTCCAGCGCACGGTCGGCGTTCGCGCCGGTGGAGAAGATGACCGCGTCGTAGAAGCGCCGCAGATCGTCCAGGGTGATGTCGGTGCCGTAGTCGATATTGCCGAGCAGGCGCACCTGCTCCTTGTCGAGCACCTTGTGCAGGGCGGTGATGATGCCCTTGATCCGCGGATGGTCCGGCGCGACGCCGTAGCGGATCAGGCCGAACGGCGCGGGCATGCGCTCATACAGGTCGATGCTGACCTCGGCATCGGACTTCATCAACGCGTCGGCGGCGTAGATACCGGCCGGTCCTGCGCCCACGATCGCGATGCGGAGCGGGCGAGTGGCTGCACTCTGTTCGGTCATCTCTTACGCGCACCTTCGGTAGAAAAATAATGGCGTCCTTCTTAGCCTAGGCTAAGTCGACGCACCGCTGCGGTTGCCCCTGACGATGCGGCTGGTGCTGCTGGCTCGTAACTGCAAAGCCCCCAGGTCGCTCCCGTGCCGCACTGCCATATGGGTGATGACGGCGAGACCCCGGTCTCGCGATTCTATCGGGGACGCCTTCGGCCGCCTGCACGGGTGCCGCCGACCAGGGATAAGGGATCATCGACGCATGACCGAGCAGCAATCGACACCCGACGACGAACCCATCCAGGTCGACCAGACCGACAAGCGGTCCATGACGCCGTTCATCGCCGCCGCGATCCTGGCCGCGATCGTGCTGGTCGCCGTGTTCGCGGGCGGGCTGCTGTCCCCGGCTGAGAAAAATGTCACAGAATCCGACCGGATCGCCGCGGCTGTCGGCAATTACGTCGGCGGACGTGCCCAGCGTGACGAGGTGCCCGCGCCCGGCACCGCCTGCGCCGGATTCGACGAGGCCGAGTCGCCGCTGGCCGCGCAGTTCGGGCCGGGCGGCCGAAAGTCCGTGGAGATCGCCAAGATCGAAGGTCAGACCGTCAACGGTGACCGGGCCAAGGCCACCGTCACCACCAAGGCGGACGGCAAAGAGACCACCGCGACTTGGAATCTGGTCCGTTCCGACGGCAAATGGCTGGTCTGCGACTGAGCCGGATTCGGTGTTTGACAGCCCGGCCCCCGTCCAGGCAATCTCAGTTCAGGTCATGAGCACCAGCGTCAAGCCCCGGCTCGCTGGTCGGCAACCCTCCTCCGCGGTGGGGTGCTCCGGGTGACGACCTGGCACGCATCCGAACCCCGATGCGGCAAGTGCGGATTCACAGGAGGATCGACATGACTTACGCCGGCGACATCACCCCCCAGCAGGCGTGGGACCTGCTGCGCGAGCACCCCGAAGCCGTCCTGATCGACGTGCGCACCGAAGCCGAATGGCGCTTCGTCGGCGTACCCGACACCACCCCGATCGAGCGCCCCACCGTGCTCATCGAATGGGTCGACAGCACCGGCGCACGCAACCAGGCCTTCACCGATCAGCTGCGCGAAGCCCTCGACGGCCGCGCGCCGGAAGCCCCCGTGGTGTTCCTCTGCCGGTCCGGCCAGCGCTCCGCGCACGCCGCGACGGTCGCGACCCAACTCGGCATCACCCCGGCCTACAACGTGGACGAAGGCTTCGAAGGCCCGCTCGACGCGAACGGTCACCGCGGCGGCGCCGGCTGGCGTGCCCAGGGACTGCCGTGGCGGCAGTCGTGAGCACCTGGGCGCCGGCGGCAGTCGGAGCCGCCAGGTCGGGTACACACAGTTCGGTGGAGGAACAGTCATGATCACTGGTGGCGCATTCGACAAGCCGCTGCCCGAGGGCGTCGGGCCGGCGACGCTCGGCGTGCGCGGCGGCCTGCGGCGCAGCGGTTTCGAGGAGACCTCCGAGGCGCTGTACCTCAGCTCCGGCTTCGTCTACGAGAGCGCCGAAGCGGCCGAGGCGTCGTTTACCGGCGATATCGAGCATTTCGTCTACTCCCGCTACGGCAATCCGACGGTGGCCATGTTCGAGGAGCGGATGCGGCTGCTCGACGGCGCCGAAGCGTGTTTCGCGACCGCGAGCGGCATGTCGGCCGTCTTCACCGCGCTCGGTGCGCTGCTGGGCGCGGGTGATCGGCTGGTGGCCGCGCGCAGCCTGTTCGGTTCCTGTTTCGTGGTGTGCAACGAGATCCTGCCGCGCTGGGGCGTGGAAACCGTCTTCGTCGACGGCGACGACCTGGACCAGTGGGAACAGGCGCTGTCGGTGCCGACCCAGGCGGTGTTCTTCGAGACCCCCGCCAATCCCATGCAGACGCTGGTCGATGTGCGCCGCGTCACCGAGCTCGCGCACGCCGCGGGCGCGAAAGTGGTGCTGGACAACGTTTTCGCCACCCCGCTGCTGCAGCGCGGCTTCGACCTCGGCGCCGACGTGCTGGTCTACTCCGGCACCAAGCACATCGACGGACAGGGCCGGGTGCTCGGCGGCGCCATTCTCGGTGATCACGACTACATCGACGGCCCCGTGAAAAACCTGATGCGCCATACCGGCCCGGCGCTCAGCCCGTTCAACGCCTGGACCCTGTTGAAGGGCCTGGAGACGATGCCGCTGCGAGTGCACCACTCCGCTGCCTCCGCTCTGCGCATCGCGCGGTTCCTGGACGAGCACAAGTCGGTGAACTGGGTCCGCTACCCCTACCTGGAATCGCACCCGCAGCACGCGCTGGCCACCAGCCAGATGAGCGCCGGCGGCACCGTGGTCACCTTCGAACTCGACGCCCCCGCCGGCGCAGCGAAGAAGCGCGCCTTCGAGGTACTGAACCGCCTCCGCATCGTCGACATCTCCAACAACCTCGGCGACGCCAAAACCCTGATCACCCACCCCGCCACCACCACCCACCGCGCGATGGGCCCCGAAGGCCGCGCCACCATCGGCCTCACCGACGGCGTGGTGCGAATCTCGATCGGCCTGGAAGACGTGGAAGACCTCCTCGACGACCTGGACCACGCCCTCGGCTGAGTCGGCTACGGCCGCGGCGGAAGTCGCCGCAGAATCTCGTCCATCTTGGTGTCGACGTGCGCGAAGCCGTCATCGACCTTGGTGTTCAACCCCCCGACGGTGGTGTTCAGCCTCGCGTGGGAGTTACTCAACTCCTCGTGCTTCAGCGCGAGATTCGTGATGGCTTCTTGAACTTGATCGAGCTTTGTGTCCAGCTTGAACAGCTTGCCGCCGATCATGGTCAGTGTTGCGGAATCTCGTGCGCCTTGGATTTCCATCTGAGCCTCCAGGGTTGCTACTCGGTCTTCGAGATCGGCCATGGTGTCGAGATTCCTTCCACTGATCGTACAAGCGCGGACAAGGCCCCGAGGGCGTTCGGTTCTTCGCCAAGCTTGGCCGTGGCCGGAGCGGAAAACACCCCCCGATCCACCAAATGTGGATAACTCGGGGGGTGTGGATAACTTCACTTTGGGGCTGTGAAGTCCTAGCCCAGTGCGCGCAGGCGGGGAGCTAGGTCGCGCTGGAACAGGTCCAGGAAGCGGCGCTGGTCGTGGCCGGGGGCGTGGAAGACCAGGTGGTTCAGGCCCGCGTCCAGGTAGGGCTTGATCAGGTCGACGGCTTGGTCGGGGTCGCTGGCGACGATCCAGCGCTTGGCGATCTGCTCGATGGGCAGGGCGTCGGCGGCGGTCTCCATTTCGATCGGGTCGGTGATGGAGTGCTTCTGCTCCGGGGTGAGGGAGAGGGGAGCCCAGAAACGCGTGTTCTCCAGTGCCAGTTCGGGATCGGTGTCGTAGGAGATCTTGATCTCGATCATCCGGTCGATGTCCTCGACGGTGCGGCCGGCCTTGGCGGCGCCCTCGGCGACGGCGGGCATCAGCTTCTCGGTGTAGAGCTCCATGCCCTTGCCCGAGGTGCAGATGAAGCCGTCGCCCGCGCGGCCCGCGTACCGGGCGACCAGCGGGCCGCCGGCGGCGACGTAGATCGGGATGCCGCCCTTGGGCACGTCGTAGATGGAGGCGCCGACGGTCTTGTAGTACTGACCCTCGAAGTCGGTGCGGTCACCGCTCCACAGCGCGCGCATCAGGTCGACGGCCTCGCGCAGGCGGCCGAACCGCTCCTTGAACTCCGGCCACTCACCGGTGTAACCGGTGGCGATCTCGTTCAGCGCCTCGCCGGTGCCGACGCCGAGCATGATCCGGTCCGGGTACAGACAGCCCATGGTGGCGAAGGCCTGGGCGATGACCGCGGGGTTGTACCGGAAGGTCGGGGTGAGCACCGAGGTGCCGAGCTGGATGCGCTTGGTGCGTTCCCCGACCGCCGCCATCCAGGCCAGCGAGAACGGCGCGTGCCCGCCCTTGTGCCGCCACGGTTGGAAGTGGTCGCTGACGGTGGCGCTGTCGAGGCCGTGCTCCTCGGCGAGCACCGCGATTTCTACCAGTTCGCGCGGCCCGAACTGTTCGGCCGACGCTTTGTATCCGAGCTTCAGATCACCCATTGCTCCGACGATAGTCAGCCGAGGCCGCTCGTGTGCGGAGGGTCTCGACGACGCGCATTCCGCGGGATTAGCCGATAATTGACTCGTGACCCCAGACAACGAACCGATTCTGTCCTACCTCACCGATATGGATGGGGTGCTGGTACACGAGGATCAGTTGATCCCCGGCGCCGACGAGTTCCTGGCCGAACTGCGCGCGAACAACACGCCGTTCCTGGTGCTCACCAACAATTCCATCCGCACCCCGCGTGACCTGCAGGCTCGGCTGCGCCAGACCGGCCTCGACATTCCCGAGGAAGCGATCTGGACCTCGGCGCTGGCCACCGCCACCTTCCTCAACGATCAGCGCCCGAACGGCACCGCCTACGTGGTCGGCGAATCTGGCCTGACCACGGCGTTGCACGAGATCGGCTACGTGCTCACCGACAGCGATCCGGATTACGTGGTGCTCGGCGAAACCCGCACCTACTCCTTCGAGGCGATAACCACCGCGATCCGGCTGGTGGAGAAGGGCGCTCGATTCATCGCGACCAACCCCGACGCCACCGGTCCGTCCCGGGACGGACTGCTGCCCGCGACGGGTTCGGTGGCGGCGCTGATCACCCGCGCGACCGGTAAGGACCCGTATTACGTCGGTAAACCGAATCCGTTGATGATGCGGTCGGCGCTGCGGCGGATCGGCGCGCATTCGCAGTCGACGGTGATGATCGGCGACCGGATGGACACCGATGTCATCTCCGGGCTGGAGGCGGGTATGCGCACGATTCTGGTGACCACGGGTATTTCGACCCGGGCTTCGGTGGAGGGCTTTCCTTACCGGCCGACCACGGTGGTGGATTCGGTAGCGGATCTGGTCGGCCGGACCGACAAACCGTTCAGCTAGGGCTTGTCCGCCAGTTTGTCGAGGACGTCCGCGAGCCTGGCCAGCGCCTCGACCGTGCGCGCGAACTCCGCGTAGCCCAGCTCGCCGACCAGCCGGTCCGCGAGTACGGCGTGGCGCGGGTTGATGCGCTCGACCGCGGCCCGGCCCGCGGCGGTGATGTCGACCAGCTTGGCGCGCCGGTGCGCCGGGTTCGGACGGTATTCGGCAAGTCCCTTGTCCACCAGCAGATCCGCGACGCGCTGCACACTCTGCCGAGTAATGCCCATCGCACGCGCGATGCCCGACACCGGCAGTGGCTCGCGCAGTACCGCGCCGAGCACCTGCCACCAGGCCGCGGTCAGCCCGGCGGGCGCGGCCAATTCCTCTGCGATGGCCAGGAATTGGCCGTTGAGGCGAAAGGACGTGATCGCCGCCGTACTGAAGAGCTCCTGCTCCGGGGTCATCATGCCTGGGTTTTCGCCTGTTCGTACGCGTCGAGTTCGGCGTAGGCGGCGGGGTCGCTGTGCGCGAAGAGCCGATACCAGGCGTCGAGGATGTGCGGTTCGTAGATGCCCAGCACGCCGAGCACCTCGCGGGCGAACTCGAACGGCGCGGTACCAGAGGCGGTGACCACGTCGCCGTCTGTCACCGCAGGTTGCTCGACATAGTGGCCGGCGCCTGAATACCCGCTGTAGACAAGGAATTCCGCGACGTTGCTGGTGTGCTTGCGGCTGTCGAGCAAGCCCTCCTTGGCGAGGCCGAAGGTGGCGCCGCAGATCGCCGCGACCGGTACCCCCGATTCGACGAACTCGCGCGCCTTGCGTGCGAAGGGAACCAACTCCTCGCTCATCCAGGTGTCGGCACCCGGGAGGATGAGCATGGCGCTCTCGGCGGGCGTCAGATCGGCCAGCGCGCGGTCGGGCACGATCCGCATGCCGCCCTTGGTGGTGATCGGATCGGTGGTCAGGCCGACCGTGCGTACCTCGAAGGTTCCCGGGGCACTCTGCCATTCCGGATTGTTGATGTGCGCGGTGGCGGCGCCGATCTCCCAGTCGGCGAGGGTGTCGTAAACGGCGGCGTGGACTGTCTTCGTGGTCATGACAGTATCCTGTCATATTTGACAGAATACTGTCAATCACTGATTCCGCAGTGCCATCCTGATGACCTCGGCGCTGTCGGCGTGCAGAGCCTGGGCGGCCGTCCGGCCCGACGCCGCCAGGTACGCGTCGACCAGCCGGTTCCCCGCGGCGTAACCCGCCCCGGTCGGCAATCCCACCGGGGTCGCGCCGTAGCGCTGGGCGCTGGCATCGCCGTGCACCCAGGCGGTGAAGTTCTGCATGCCGGTAACGTCCAGGCCGGTAACGACTTTGGCGAAGACCGCGTCATCGTGCAGCACGGGCACGCCGATCCGGGCGTATCCGAGTTCGT from Nocardia goodfellowii carries:
- the yczR gene encoding MocR-like transcription factor YczR yields the protein MATRVIGAGSLARDLGNWRSVGEDDEAGTRRSARPAYLALAEGIRLLIHDGRAPLGVALPSERDLAGTLGVSRTTITSTYALLREHGYLISRQGSRSTVALPPAVPHDGNRPARSILAMMAQPELATVDMTYAAMAAPLEMQEAYATALQGIPAYLGTHGMDPVGVLALREAVARRYTERGLPTDPDQILITLGAQHGMRLLLNVLTAPAARVLIDHPTYPNAIEAIRDVGARPIPVPLLPEGAQRGWDLDGIRSAARQTAATLAYLVPDFNNPTGLLLDADGRAELAAIARETRMTIVVDESMVDLNLTDAPMPPPVAAFAKGSEIVTIGSASKSFWGGLRVGWVRTNQALITKLLGIRSTVDLGTPVMDQLATIHLLDNAGVILDRRRDQLHSQRAALMAALADELPEWRFNPGAGGMSLWAQLPAPVSTALAATAPNHGVLLAAGPRFGVQGAFERFIRLPFTHPEADLRLAVKSIAATYEALTPRAAEPLQSLTLY
- a CDS encoding CaiB/BaiF CoA transferase family protein encodes the protein MSTPNTAKQGPLAGIKVVELAGIGPGPHAALLLADLGADVVRVQRPNLLPGFMERPQWRGRTIVEANLKDPADIEKVLGLVEKADVLIEGFRPGVTERMGLGPDVALARNPRLVYGRMTGWGQDGPLADRAGHDINYISLTGVLNAIGRKGERPVPPLNMVGDFGGGSMFLVFGVLAALVERQNSGKGQVIDAAMIDGALALSHMIWGMRGVGLWSDERGTNLLDTGMAFYDTYETSDGKYMAVGAIEPQFYAELLKGLEIDPEGLPMQIDPNGQDELKKLFTEKFKTKTRDEWTAIFDGTDACTTPVLTLTEATENAHIVARTGLVDIDGVVQHAPAPRFSRTPPTVPTPPPNEATRIESVWAD
- a CDS encoding DUF456 domain-containing protein; the encoded protein is MSVWGEVVVGLAILIGLLGVIVPILPGVILIFGAIAVWAFLTGGTTAWIVFAVAAVFLVLSGVIKYTWPGRRMKEAGVANRALFLGAILGIVGFFVIPIVGLFVGFVLGVYLSEYQRLGRGEPAWVATKHALKGVGLSMLIELFGALLATGVWVVGAFVA
- a CDS encoding maleylpyruvate isomerase family mycothiol-dependent enzyme; this translates as MPNAVAREALWDMAHAERARLAEDLAELDDEQWNRRSLCGLWVVEEVVAHLTAAASLGRRRWLLSVLGARFDFDKHNERRLAEHRGATPAETLERFRAIITSTTAASGHTAAWLGEVVVHAQDIRRPLGLLRTPSTEAATEVARFFAARDFTVPSRSTIEGLRLAATDGSFATGSGPLVRGTTIALTMAMAGRSAYCADLSGPGAATLHSRLSASGGHG
- a CDS encoding amidohydrolase family protein; protein product: MFDAHVHIIDPRFPLIENEGYLPDPYTIADYRKRMARFDVGGGAVVIASFQGTDQTFMKTALAELGAGWVGVTALDLETSDDEIVELDRIGVRALRFNLKRAAADITGMTLQALRAHDLVGWHVEVYIDGSMLASLQPVISKLPALSIDHLGMSEESLPYLLDLVDRGARVKATGFGRVSMNVANALRRIHAVNPQALMFGTDLPGNRAGRPFQDSDVDLICDVVGTDMFAVLEDNARQFYRVPPRTRSIPPLPHAEPPTLPLRREELPRIDPNATLPLPIIER
- a CDS encoding FAD-dependent oxidoreductase, yielding MTEQSAATRPLRIAIVGAGPAGIYAADALMKSDAEVSIDLYERMPAPFGLIRYGVAPDHPRIKGIITALHKVLDKEQVRLLGNIDYGTDITLDDLRRFYDAVIFSTGANADRALDIPGIDLDGSFGAADFVSWYDGHPDVPREWPLDAEKVAVLGVGNVALDVARVLAKTGDELLPTEIPPNVYQGLKANKAVEVHVFGRRGPAQAKFTPLELRELDHSPTIEVIVDPEDIDYDAGSEAARRHSKQVDMVANTLEQWAIRDQGNRPHKLFLHFFESPAEVLGADGKVVGLRTERTQLDGTGNVKGTGEFRDWDVQAIYRAVGYLSQNITNLPFDEQAGTVPNEAGRVLADENADGAARYLPATYVTGWIKRGPVGLIGHTKGDANETVACLLDDSANFTPAPEPELDAVTTFLEGKGIPFTTWQGWYRLDAHERALGEPEGRERVKVVEREDMLRASEPHKV
- a CDS encoding Rv0361 family membrane protein; this encodes MTEQQSTPDDEPIQVDQTDKRSMTPFIAAAILAAIVLVAVFAGGLLSPAEKNVTESDRIAAAVGNYVGGRAQRDEVPAPGTACAGFDEAESPLAAQFGPGGRKSVEIAKIEGQTVNGDRAKATVTTKADGKETTATWNLVRSDGKWLVCD
- a CDS encoding rhodanese-like domain-containing protein, encoding MTYAGDITPQQAWDLLREHPEAVLIDVRTEAEWRFVGVPDTTPIERPTVLIEWVDSTGARNQAFTDQLREALDGRAPEAPVVFLCRSGQRSAHAATVATQLGITPAYNVDEGFEGPLDANGHRGGAGWRAQGLPWRQS
- a CDS encoding O-succinylhomoserine sulfhydrylase; amino-acid sequence: MITGGAFDKPLPEGVGPATLGVRGGLRRSGFEETSEALYLSSGFVYESAEAAEASFTGDIEHFVYSRYGNPTVAMFEERMRLLDGAEACFATASGMSAVFTALGALLGAGDRLVAARSLFGSCFVVCNEILPRWGVETVFVDGDDLDQWEQALSVPTQAVFFETPANPMQTLVDVRRVTELAHAAGAKVVLDNVFATPLLQRGFDLGADVLVYSGTKHIDGQGRVLGGAILGDHDYIDGPVKNLMRHTGPALSPFNAWTLLKGLETMPLRVHHSAASALRIARFLDEHKSVNWVRYPYLESHPQHALATSQMSAGGTVVTFELDAPAGAAKKRAFEVLNRLRIVDISNNLGDAKTLITHPATTTHRAMGPEGRATIGLTDGVVRISIGLEDVEDLLDDLDHALG
- the fgd gene encoding glucose-6-phosphate dehydrogenase (coenzyme-F420) — its product is MGDLKLGYKASAEQFGPRELVEIAVLAEEHGLDSATVSDHFQPWRHKGGHAPFSLAWMAAVGERTKRIQLGTSVLTPTFRYNPAVIAQAFATMGCLYPDRIMLGVGTGEALNEIATGYTGEWPEFKERFGRLREAVDLMRALWSGDRTDFEGQYYKTVGASIYDVPKGGIPIYVAAGGPLVARYAGRAGDGFICTSGKGMELYTEKLMPAVAEGAAKAGRTVEDIDRMIEIKISYDTDPELALENTRFWAPLSLTPEQKHSITDPIEMETAADALPIEQIAKRWIVASDPDQAVDLIKPYLDAGLNHLVFHAPGHDQRRFLDLFQRDLAPRLRALG